A stretch of DNA from Leptospira licerasiae serovar Varillal str. VAR 010:
CATACCGGCAACTTTACCACGCATATATTCAATTATTTGAATCCCTTTTGCAAGAGGAGTTCTGAAACCTCTAGATCCGGGGATCAATTCGGGATCATACATATAATACGCGCGTATCCTAAGTTCCAAAAGTTTCCGATGAAGCCTGAGCATCGTTTCTCCATCGTCGTTGATCCCTTTTAGGATCACACATTGGTTTCCAACGCTCACACCGGCTTTCAAAAGTTTGAGTACCGCTTCCTTTGCCTCAGGAGTGCATTCTTTTTCGTGGTTGAATTGAGTATTACAAAAAATAGATAACTTATCGGTATTATGAGATTCAATGATCTTGCATAGATCGGTTGTGATCCTCATAGGAAGAGTGACCGGATTTCGGGTCCCCAACCTGCAAATTTTTACATGAGAGATCTTTTCTAAATTTTCCAATATCCAATCTATTTTGGGATCGGAAAGATTAAGAGGATCTCCGCCTGAGATCACCACATCCGAAATCTCAGGATGATTTCGAATATAATCAAAACATAATTCCAGATCTGCAGTTTCCATTCTTTCGGAGGAATCGGAAACCTTCCTTCCTCTCATACAATGTCTACAGTAAACGGAACATTCGTGATTCGAAAAAAGTAATACTCTATCCGGATACATATGAGTGAGTCCTTTGACTGGAGAAAGGTCTTCTTCATGCAATGGGTCTAATGTTTCTTCGGGAGAGAAGAAGGACTCTTCCTTTCTCGGAACGATCATTTTCCGGATGGGGCAATTCGGATCTTGCGGATCGGAGAGAGAAAGATAATAAGGAGTAGTTCCTACATTCAGTCGGATAGTTTCCTTAATTCCGATCTTTTCGGATTCGGTTAAATGAAAATATTTGGAAAGATCCTCCGCTCTTACCCTTTTTTGGAGTTGGGCCTTATAGTCGGTCCAGACAATAGAAGAATATAAATTCTTTCTAGAATCTGCAGGCGACTCTAGGTCCGCTATTCCCCGGTTTTTCCCCAATCTTTCCATCGGAACTCTTTTCCCATCCTTATGCCCGTGCTAGGAAAATCAAGCGAAGGAAAAAAGGAATGCCTCGAATTCCCCCGCCAAAACTATTGTCTTGCTAATGGATTGGAATCCCAAACGGATCCGCGCACTTGCCTTCGACGTGGACGGAACCCTATTTTCTTCTGAAGGAATCATCTTAGAAACCTATGCGGAAGCAATCCGCAGATTTTCGACGGGCTCCCAGATCCCACTCGAAGTCCCCGACAGAGAAAGGATCATGTTGGAGATCGGAAAACCGGTCAAAACCATCTTTTTAAACTTGGTCCCCCAACTCAAAGAATCCGAAAGGGACCAGATCTCCGACTCCGTTCTGGAACTTTTAGTGTCAAAGATCCGACATGGAGAAGGTGAATTCTATCCTAAGGTAAAGGAAACTGTTACCTCCTTAAAAAATAAGGGATACCAGATTTTAGCCGCTTCGAACGGAAGAATGGCCTATGTGAAAACTATCCTGGAAGTTTCGGGAATTTTACCTCTCTTCGACCCAATCGTAGTCTTAGACAATGAAACGATCAAAACCAAGCCGGATATAGTCGCAAAGTACATCAGAGATTACTCTTATTCTCCGGACGAGATATTGATGATTGGAGACAGAAGTTCCGACCATGAGGCGGCCCGCAAAAATGGGAGCCCATTCGCATTTTGTGCCTATGGTCACGCCCCGGACGGGGAAATTCCGGATTGGGAAGTGAGTCTCGCCCAATTGGAAGACCTAGACGCCATATTCTAATCTATTTTCCTCTCAAAAAAGTGAGATGGCAGTTTCCGGATCGGCCGAAAATTGTATTGTGCCCGAATCGGATAAACTTAAATCGCTTCTTTATATCCTGACGGGAGCTCTATTCGTTTTAGTTTTATTGGATAAGTCTATGGGAAATAAGAATACATCTTCCCCCGGACAAGAATCCCCCTCTTTCTTTTCTAAATTTAATACCATCGGAAAAACAAATCCATTATCTCCTTCTTCTTCCGAGAACAAAGGAAAACAAACCCATGAACAGGTAATGGACCAGGCAGAAGACGAAATTTTGACCGAGTTAATGCAGAATGGAGAAAACTCTTCGGAAGAAGTCTCCTCCGATTCAGGCGATCCGGAAGAAATGTTTATCCCTATCGTGGAAATGCCTAAACCTGGACCATCCGGATCCTCTCCCAAAATTCGACTAGATCATTCTCCAGGAGAGATCAAACTTTACTTTCTGAAATTTTATGGAAGAGGGAACAAAAGCCACTCCAGGCTCGTTCAGTTGAAAAGAAAATTCGATCATGGGGATAAGATTCTTTTTATCCTGAAGGAACTCACCAAGGGACCTTCCACAGATGAAAAGACCCAAGGTGTTCTGAATGCACTTCCAAATAGAATGGAATACTCCAAGGAATATTCCGTGGAAAACGGCGTATTAAAGCTTTACCTTGGCCCTGACTTCGAAGCGGGAGCTGGTCCGGAACTTTTGAAAGACAGAGTGGACCAAATTTGTTACAGCATTTTGGAAAACTCAGAGTTAAGAGGGATCAGACTTTTTATCAATGGAAAACAAGTCCGCTCTCTGGGCGGAGTTGGACTTCCTATCCCCGAAGTTCTGACCAAAAATCCAAGAAAGATCGCTACTCTTTAAGAACTGTCCCAAAACAGGTCCCCTATTTCTCCTAACGCTATCGGAATTCCAATCTTCTGACAAATACGTCTATCGTTTGCCTTAGATTTTTTTTGACTAAATTTAGATTCTTCCTTGCTCCAAGATAGGTTCTATTCGAACGCTGGACTTATTATGGAGGTTTTCCAAAGACCTTCCATGCGGAAATGAAAACAAATGTTCAAGTGGTTCCCAGGCATAGACCGGAGAATTCGCTTACTATCAAAGCGGATCTTCTTTAATCGATATCCCCAAGGATTTTTAGAGACCAATTGGAGCGAAATTCGCCAATCCTTAGTGGCACACTATTCGCTCTGTATCGTAATCAGCTTAATCACCTATTTCCTGCCGAATTCGCGGAACTTCGAAGACGAATCTCTAATCCTTTTACAATCCAGCAGGATCACGTTAATCGTTCTTTCCCTCATATTCCTCTGGAGACACGCCCGTAAAAAGGATTGGGTCCCTAAAAAACTGGAGTTCTATAAGGTCTGGACTTCTTCCACGCTTCTAATCTCATTCTTTCCTTTCTTATATTTGGATAAGGCCCACTACGATGTTTATCTTCACCTGGCATCGGCGATCTTACTTAGTATGAACCTTCTTCTTTGGCTGACCACTACGACTGCGGTTGCCACAAACTTGGCATTCTGTCTTATATTCTTAGGAGTATGCTATTTAGGAGATTCTCCCGTCGAAGCAGTGAAAGAATTTCCGATACTTCTCACCTATTTGTTCGTAGGGACATTCGGGAACGTGATCATGAATTATTGGAGGACCATGGATTATAGGGATAAAAGAAAATTATCCGGTGCTGTCCTAAGGTTGAAGGCCAAAAACCTGCATATCAGAATGATCTCCAATCTGGACGATCTTACCAATCTTTATAACCGTAGGTATTTGATAGAACAATTCGATATCTTCAAGAAAAGAGCGAAACGCCACAAGTTCCAAATGGCCCTAGTGATCCTAGATTTAGATCATTTAAAAGAGATCAACGATAAGTACGGACATATGATGGGAGACGAGGCTCTCCAAACACTTTCTGCAGTCATGAAGTCCAGAGTGAGATCGACGGATATTTGTGCGCGTATTGGCGGAGATGAGTTCTGCGTTCTTTTGGATTCGGTTGATCCTAAAAGTTTAAAAACTTTATGCGAGTCCTTGCGTATAGGAGTGGAATCTCACTCGCTTTCCGTCAGAGATACGAACGACAAGCCCGTGAATATCACAGTATCCATAGGCGCTGCCATTCTTTCTTATGATGAGGATTTTACTTTCGACGATCTATATCAATCCATAGACTCCGGATTGTATAAGTCAAAATCTTCCGGTAGGAACAGAGTTACCATAGTAGAAGCTACTAAGCTAAATACTAAGGTTGATCTTTCTGCTTCTTGGCCGGAGGAAGTTCGTATATATAAGTAAGCTCGCAGTATTCTCCGTCTCCGAAGTATTTCTGCTCTTTTTGTTCTAAGAAGAATTGTCTATGCTTCTGGTCTGCTTCCAACTCATCCAGCCTTTGGGTAACTTGCAACTTTGCTGCCTCGCAAGAAGTCTTTTTCATTTTAAAAAGATCCTGATCTTCCACGGACGGAACGGAGGCTCTTCCAATTGCAACGAATTGGTATTTATGAGGACCTAAGGTTTTTACGCTGACTCCTGTGTCCATGTGGATCCTGTCTCTATGGGAATCCAAACAATTCGATACACAAAATAGAAATCCACAGATTGCGGATAACTGCAGTATTTTATAGTTCAAAGATTTTTTCATTCTTCCCCCGTTCGAATCTATCTATTTAGGAAAATTAACGGACTAAAGTCACTTGGATTTTTGGAAAAAAATTACAGGGAGAAAAGAAAAGATCAAACCGCAGAAAGTTCTCTTCCCTCGTATCTTTCGTAATTATAAAGAAGGTCCCTTCTTTTTGGCGTAAATCCGCCCTCTTTCAGGAACTTGATCGCTTCTTTTTCGGTTTTTAATCCGAAAGAACGTAATACATTCTCCTCGATCACCACGGAAGATATATCGTCCGCGCCGCTAGTAAGCGCCAGCTGTCCTACACCTTTTCCGAGGACCATTACTGAAGTTTCAATATGTTTAATATTGTCTAAGAAGATCCTGCAGATCCCGAGGACTTTCAAATATTCTTGCGTAGAAACCGCTCTTACTTTAAATCTTTTGGTCTGGGGTTGGAATGTCCAAGGAATAAAAGAAAGAAATCCTCCTGTCCTATCTTGCAGGTTACGGACTACAGTGAGATGTTCTATCACCTCTTCTTTGGTTTCTTCCGAACCAAAAACAATGTTTGCACTCCCAGGAAGCCCCGCCTCATGGCAAGTTTCCATCGCACGCACCCATTCTTCCGTAGTCGCTTTTTTAGGAGAGATGATGTTTCTCATTCTATCCGTTAAAATTTCAGCGCCTGCTCCGGGAACAGAATCCAAACCGACTGATTTCAGGATTTGTAAAACTTCGAATAAGGGTTTTCCGGTGATCTTTTCTAAATTGATGATCTCTACGGGAGAGAATGCACGAATATGCATTTCAGGGTATTTGGATTTTACTGTGGAGATCACGTCCAAATAATAATCGAAAGGTAGATCCGGATAAACCCCGCCTTGTAAGAACATTTGGTCCGCTCCTTCCGAAACGGCATAATCCATTTTTTCTAATATTTCTTCTTTAGAAAGTACGTAACCTTTTCCGTTCCCAATCTCATCCATGAAAGAACAAAAATTACATTCTACATTACAATAGTTCGTATAATTCACTACTCGGAACATTGTATAGCTGGCACTAGTATGAGGAAGGACCCTTTCTCTCAAGGTCCTAGCAGTCGCCATTATTTTAAGATGGTCGCCAGACTCGTATAATTCCAGAGCCTCTTCGGGAGAAATACGTTCTCCATCTAAGGCTTTCTCTAATATGGAATCTGTGGGATCATTTGGGAATATTCGGCTCATCTGAATGGAAAGTTTTCTTCCTTAACTTTTTCAAAGTTTTCTATTTATTCAAAAATGCACGTTCTTTTTAAATTGCATTCTCATTTATTGCGATTGAGTCGCATTTAAATATGTATCTGATTTATGGGAAGAAGGGACCGTGCCTTTTGTTCGCTTGTTGGAATTCCCACAAGGAGACTAAGTATCTTTTTTCCTGGACAGGGCGCTTCCCTGTCATTAGGCTGCTATGAAAGACCATCCAAATACAAAGGGTAACCTGAAAAACTATGGCCATTTCTCAAATCGCCTTCCACGTGATCTTCACGGCTCTGTTTATCGTAGCAAATGTCGTTTTCGTTCGTGCCGTTCTCTACAGATTAAATCTTGTATTTAATGCTAGAAAGGCCAACGGAACCGAAAACTTCCTGGAACATAAGAACTGGGGATTTCGGATCAAGAGTTTCGTACTAAACGTAATCTTACAAAAAAAGAACTTTAAGGAACCATTACGCGGTATCATGCACGCATTCGTATTT
This window harbors:
- a CDS encoding KamA family radical SAM protein; amino-acid sequence: MERLGKNRGIADLESPADSRKNLYSSIVWTDYKAQLQKRVRAEDLSKYFHLTESEKIGIKETIRLNVGTTPYYLSLSDPQDPNCPIRKMIVPRKEESFFSPEETLDPLHEEDLSPVKGLTHMYPDRVLLFSNHECSVYCRHCMRGRKVSDSSERMETADLELCFDYIRNHPEISDVVISGGDPLNLSDPKIDWILENLEKISHVKICRLGTRNPVTLPMRITTDLCKIIESHNTDKLSIFCNTQFNHEKECTPEAKEAVLKLLKAGVSVGNQCVILKGINDDGETMLRLHRKLLELRIRAYYMYDPELIPGSRGFRTPLAKGIQIIEYMRGKVAGMGIPQFVNDLPGGGGKVSLGPNWYLGFHRSSRNHVFRSAVRGTYHLSPEPTDSEYEEFYPEIDEDTWSKLLQNSYSAFKGLGPLGESGK
- a CDS encoding HAD family hydrolase, producing MDWNPKRIRALAFDVDGTLFSSEGIILETYAEAIRRFSTGSQIPLEVPDRERIMLEIGKPVKTIFLNLVPQLKESERDQISDSVLELLVSKIRHGEGEFYPKVKETVTSLKNKGYQILAASNGRMAYVKTILEVSGILPLFDPIVVLDNETIKTKPDIVAKYIRDYSYSPDEILMIGDRSSDHEAARKNGSPFAFCAYGHAPDGEIPDWEVSLAQLEDLDAIF
- a CDS encoding GerMN domain-containing protein produces the protein MAVSGSAENCIVPESDKLKSLLYILTGALFVLVLLDKSMGNKNTSSPGQESPSFFSKFNTIGKTNPLSPSSSENKGKQTHEQVMDQAEDEILTELMQNGENSSEEVSSDSGDPEEMFIPIVEMPKPGPSGSSPKIRLDHSPGEIKLYFLKFYGRGNKSHSRLVQLKRKFDHGDKILFILKELTKGPSTDEKTQGVLNALPNRMEYSKEYSVENGVLKLYLGPDFEAGAGPELLKDRVDQICYSILENSELRGIRLFINGKQVRSLGGVGLPIPEVLTKNPRKIATL
- a CDS encoding GGDEF domain-containing protein, which gives rise to MFKWFPGIDRRIRLLSKRIFFNRYPQGFLETNWSEIRQSLVAHYSLCIVISLITYFLPNSRNFEDESLILLQSSRITLIVLSLIFLWRHARKKDWVPKKLEFYKVWTSSTLLISFFPFLYLDKAHYDVYLHLASAILLSMNLLLWLTTTTAVATNLAFCLIFLGVCYLGDSPVEAVKEFPILLTYLFVGTFGNVIMNYWRTMDYRDKRKLSGAVLRLKAKNLHIRMISNLDDLTNLYNRRYLIEQFDIFKKRAKRHKFQMALVILDLDHLKEINDKYGHMMGDEALQTLSAVMKSRVRSTDICARIGGDEFCVLLDSVDPKSLKTLCESLRIGVESHSLSVRDTNDKPVNITVSIGAAILSYDEDFTFDDLYQSIDSGLYKSKSSGRNRVTIVEATKLNTKVDLSASWPEEVRIYK
- a CDS encoding LIC11299 family lipoprotein, giving the protein MKKSLNYKILQLSAICGFLFCVSNCLDSHRDRIHMDTGVSVKTLGPHKYQFVAIGRASVPSVEDQDLFKMKKTSCEAAKLQVTQRLDELEADQKHRQFFLEQKEQKYFGDGEYCELTYIYELPPAKKQKDQP
- the mqnC gene encoding cyclic dehypoxanthinyl futalosine synthase; this translates as MSRIFPNDPTDSILEKALDGERISPEEALELYESGDHLKIMATARTLRERVLPHTSASYTMFRVVNYTNYCNVECNFCSFMDEIGNGKGYVLSKEEILEKMDYAVSEGADQMFLQGGVYPDLPFDYYLDVISTVKSKYPEMHIRAFSPVEIINLEKITGKPLFEVLQILKSVGLDSVPGAGAEILTDRMRNIISPKKATTEEWVRAMETCHEAGLPGSANIVFGSEETKEEVIEHLTVVRNLQDRTGGFLSFIPWTFQPQTKRFKVRAVSTQEYLKVLGICRIFLDNIKHIETSVMVLGKGVGQLALTSGADDISSVVIEENVLRSFGLKTEKEAIKFLKEGGFTPKRRDLLYNYERYEGRELSAV